DNA sequence from the Acetoanaerobium noterae genome:
CTGAATATAGCGAGTAGAAGAACTATAAATAATTATTTAGAGGTATAAATAAAGACGATGCCGATGCATCGTCTTTTATAATCTTAAAAAATAAATTATTTAAAAGTTTTTCGATTATAATCGAATAAATATTGATATTATTTTTTTGTAGGGTATACTCCATGCCTAGAGTACCGAGGGCTTCCGACTATAGTTGAACTTTGTTATATAGGTGCTGTATTTTACGCTTAAATTAAAAAAGACGCTGAATCCACAGCGTCTTTTTTTGCCCTTTAAAAATTAAAACAATCAATTAAAAACAAAAAACTTTTTACACGATTTTTAGTGACTTGCTACATAAGTTGCAACATAAGTTTTTATGGTTTCCATTTTTGCAGATACTTGGCTTTGGTATTTCGTAGAGTAGTTTCCTTTGTTTACTCTAGTTGTACCTTGGTTGTATGCGCTAAGTGCTTTAAGCACATCTCCACCATATGACTGAATATGTCCGCTAAGATAACGCGTACCAAAATCGATATTTATATCTGAGTTGTATAAGTCTTCGCTAGTATAGCCGTATGCTTTTCCTGTGTTGACATGGATTTGCATTGCGCCGATACATCTGTTGTAAGTAAGGCTTGGGTTGAAGTTACTTTCTTGCCATATTACTGCAGCAATTAGCTCTTTATCTACGTTGTAATTAGCACTTGCCTTGTTTATCGATTTCATAAGATTGTTTAATGCCTGGTCGCTAAGCTTAGAATTTTTGCTCGACATGAAAGTTTTTAGGGCGTCGTCACTTTTGATGCTATCATCCTGTACTTCTGCATATGTAAGATTTGAACCTAACAATGCTAGGATGAAAGCGAAAACTACGATAAGCTTTCTCATTCTTTCACTCCTCTATTTTTTATTATTTCTAAATTGCTTAGCCAAGTATTTGTTTATTATAGTGCAAAGAAAACAGTTTATCAACCTTTTTGAGCAAAAAAGTTACAAAGAAGTAACAGAATATTTACAACATTTCCCTGTAAATCCCATGAAATGCACATTCTTCATTGGATACAAGTTGTAACTTTTTTCGAAAAAAATAGTGCCGATTTTACAATCAGCACTACTCGGTTTAATGAAATATTAAATTTAGTTATAAATTAGATATTGTTTTCTTAGATTTTTAAAGTTCTCAACTTCGTTAGAATAGCTTTTTACTATCTGGTCAGGAGTTCTATTGTTTAGTAGATCCTGCCCAAATCTACTTCCACCCATATTTTTTTCAAACATAGGTATAACTCCATTTTTTTCTACTGGAACAGTCAGTTTCTTTTGAAGGTTTGCAGTTGCTAGGATATATACTCCAGTTTTTGCTGGATTGAAGCTATGGTAATCAGTTACCTGCAGATTTACTCCGCCTTTATCGCCTTTATCTTCTGGAACAAATACTATTCCTGGAAGCTTATAAGCATTCAGTGCATTTGCTAGAGTCTGACTATTAAAGCCCTTGCCACCTACCCAGGTAAATTTATCGCCTTGACCGAGCCCAGTTCCATCTCCTATGCCTGTAGCCATGTAGGCAAAAGCTGATTCTATATTCGGGATGTTTGGTGAGGTCTGTACAAACGGAAGTCCAGTATCTTGCCATACCATAGCTCTAGTGTAATTTTTCATAGGCACTATTTCTAGCTTGCAGCCAATGTTTCTGTTGAAAAACTGAGCTAGCTCTGCGGCAGTCATTCCATGAGCCATAGGCATATTGTCGACACCTACAAAGGTTTTGTATTTATCTTCTAGCACATAGCCTTCGACATTAAGTCCACCAACTGGGTTAGGTCTGTCGAGTACTATTAGGGTTTTATTGTTTTCCTTAGCTGCTATCATGCAGTAATTAAGTGTAGACATGTAAGTATAGGTTCTAGAACCGATGTCTTGCATATCAAATACTAGCACATCTACATTAGTAAGCATTTCAGGGCTAGGCTTTCTAGTTTTGCCATAGAGGCTATATACAGGAAGGTTTAATTTTGTATCCGTATATGACTCTACGTACTTGCCAGCGGCTACAGTGCCATCTAAGCCGTGTTCTGGTGAGTAGATGGAAGTAAGGCTAATCTTTGGATAGGCACTTAGTACATCTACAGTTCTTTCTAGCTTTGAGTTCACGCCTGTATGATTTGTGACTATACCTACACGTTTGCCATCTATTAGATGGGAGTATTCACTGAGAAGTCTTTCATTTCCAAGCACTGTCTGATAGTAAGGCACTACGTTTTGAGCAGGAGCCTCAGCTATAGGATTAGTAGCTTGTGTATCATTAAGAGATAATAGAACTTCTCTTAGATAGCTGTATTCATCTTCTGTGATGGGATTTGAAAATGCTAAGCTTCCCATAGCTAGAGTCATGATAAGTGAAAGGGTTAATAGCTTTTTTATAATAATTACCTCCTTTTGTAAAAAACAATCTGCTATTTCTAGCTCATATAAGTATTTCGTCATAAATAGAAGAAGCATTAAATTAATTTAAAAAAGCGCCATAAAGCTGAGTGCTTTTGGCGCTTTACTAATATTTTAATTGTATCATGCAAATTGATAAATAAAATTACAATTCAATTAAATCTAATAGCGAAGTATAGCTGCTATAGGTTTATGCTCTGGCATATGAGCATGGTCTAGATAATAAATCTTTCCACCAGCAAGCAAGGTCTGTCTTACACTTATGCCTATTAGATCCTGAACTTCATGAGGGTCAGCGTAGTCAGTGTTTACTCTATCGTTTTCCTTGTCATACACTCCAGGAATAGGCTCAGCTGATTTTGACAAGAACAGAGTA
Encoded proteins:
- a CDS encoding lytic transglycosylase domain-containing protein is translated as MRKLIVVFAFILALLGSNLTYAEVQDDSIKSDDALKTFMSSKNSKLSDQALNNLMKSINKASANYNVDKELIAAVIWQESNFNPSLTYNRCIGAMQIHVNTGKAYGYTSEDLYNSDINIDFGTRYLSGHIQSYGGDVLKALSAYNQGTTRVNKGNYSTKYQSQVSAKMETIKTYVATYVASH
- a CDS encoding DUF1343 domain-containing protein: MTKYLYELEIADCFLQKEVIIIKKLLTLSLIMTLAMGSLAFSNPITEDEYSYLREVLLSLNDTQATNPIAEAPAQNVVPYYQTVLGNERLLSEYSHLIDGKRVGIVTNHTGVNSKLERTVDVLSAYPKISLTSIYSPEHGLDGTVAAGKYVESYTDTKLNLPVYSLYGKTRKPSPEMLTNVDVLVFDMQDIGSRTYTYMSTLNYCMIAAKENNKTLIVLDRPNPVGGLNVEGYVLEDKYKTFVGVDNMPMAHGMTAAELAQFFNRNIGCKLEIVPMKNYTRAMVWQDTGLPFVQTSPNIPNIESAFAYMATGIGDGTGLGQGDKFTWVGGKGFNSQTLANALNAYKLPGIVFVPEDKGDKGGVNLQVTDYHSFNPAKTGVYILATANLQKKLTVPVEKNGVIPMFEKNMGGSRFGQDLLNNRTPDQIVKSYSNEVENFKNLRKQYLIYN